The sequence GGACGCAAGCTCTGGAGCTACAAGACCGATGCCGCGATCAACGCGCCGCCGATCAGCTACGCCGTCGACGGCAAACAGTACATCGCCGTCGCCGTCACGGGGAGCCAGACGCTCGACACGCCGCGCGGCGACGAGATGATCGCGTTTGCATTGCCTAACGATTCATCGGCGGCGGGAGCGCCGGCCCGATGAGACGCCCCGCGTGGTGCATCGCAGCGGCGGCGGCCGCCGCGCTCTGGCTCGTGTCGCCGCTGGACGCGCAGGCGGGACACAACGCCCCGCACGAGAGCAACCAGCCGCCGGCGTCGAAGATGCCGAAGGTAAAAACGCACGACGATCTGCAACCGGACACGCTGCCCACGCTGCCCGCGGGCATGACGACGCAGATGCTCGTCGAGGGCGACAGCATCTTTCACAACCAGGGGCACTGCTTCGCCTGTCACGGGCAGGAGGCGGAAGGCATGCCGGCGATGGGCGACGCATTGACGGCCGGCCTCAACTGGGCGCAGCCTAACTGGCAGTCCATCGATTCGCTGATCAAGACGGGCATGCCGCAGGATCTGACCCGCAGCCCCATCGCCATGCCGCCGCGCGGCGGGCGATCGGATCTCACGGATGCGCAGGTGCACCTCGTCGCCGCGTACGTGTGGGCGATCAGCCAGGCGCGCGGCGAACCGTGGCCGGGCGGGCACCAGTCGCACAATCCTCTTGTGCCTAACGCAATGCCGGCGACGGCCGCCAAGACAAAGCCGGCGCACGGGGCCGCGCACGCCGCGCACCGCGGCGCCCACTCGGAGGAATGAATGCGTACTGTCCAACGATTCGCCGCGACTCGTAGCCGCCGGACGCTCGGCGTCGTCGCCCTCCTGGCGGCGGCCGCGATCGTGTCCGCGTGCAACAAGACCGCCGACGCCGCCGAACCGTCGCAGACCATCGTCGGCGCCGATCCGCAGCGCGGCGCACAGGACATCGTCGCCGCGGGGTGTGGAACGTGTCACATGATTCCAGGCATCAAGGACGCGCAGGGACTCGTGGGACCGCCCTTGATTCACTGGTCGCGCCGCACGTACATCGCGGGCGAGGCGCCGAACACGCCGACGATGCTCATTCGCTGGATCGAAACACCGCAGGCGATCGAGCCGAGCACCGCCATGCCCAACCTCGGCATCACGGAGCAAAAGGCGCGCGACATCGCCGCATATCTGTACACGCTGCGATAGGCTGAACGACGCGGGCTGACTGACCCGGGCACGCGAGGACTGCTTCTTGCCCTGCACGCGAATTCCCGTTGCGTGCAGGTGGACCGTGCCGAAGTCGATGAAGAAAACGAAGCGCGCCGCGCCCAAGATGCAGGCGCATGGCGGCAAACGACCCAAGCCGCCGTTCCCCAAACAGAGTCAACCGCGGCCGGGCATCGAGGCGAAGATGAAACCTCGTCCGGCGTTCATGGCGCCGGCCTATCACGGAGCCGGTCGCCTCGACGGCAAAGTCGCGCTGATCACGGGCGGCGACTCGGGCATCGGACGATCGGTGGCAGTGCTCTACGCGCGCGAGGGCGCTGATGTCGCCATCGTGTACACGCAGCCCGAGCAGCAGGACGCGGAAGAAACCAAATCGGCCATTGAACACGAGGGCCGCCAATGTCTGCTCATTCCGGGTGATGTGCGCGATTCCTCGTTCTGCGAACGGGCGGTCGAGCGTACGGTTCGCGAGTTAGGCCGGCTCGACGTGCTCGTCAACAACGCGGCCTACCAGGAGCATCAGAAGAGCATCGGCGACATTACCGACGAACAGCTCGAGCGAACCTTCCGCACGAACATCTTCGGCTATTTCTACATGGCTCGCGCGGCGATCCCGCACCTCGAGCCGGGCTCGGCCATCATCAACACCGGGTCGATCACGGGACTCGAAGGCAGCGGACAGCTGCTCGACTATTCGGCCACCAAAGGGGCGATTCACGCATTCACGAAGTCGCTCGCGCGGATGCTGGTCGACAAGAAGATCCGGGTGAATTGCGTGGCGCCCGGTCCGATCTGGACGCCGCTCAACGTGGCCGACAAGGGCGGCAGCGAAGTCGCCCAACACGGCGAAGACACGCCGATGAGCCGTCCCGGCCAGCCCGAAGAGGTGTCGCCGAGCTACGTGTTCTTCGCGTCTAACGCAGACTCGAGCTACATCACCGGAGAAGTGCTGACGCTCCTCGGCGGCTCGACGACGGCCGGTTAGGCGCGCGCGTGCCGTTACAAGGTGCGTGCGCATCGTCGCCGGGAGCGCTTTCGCCTTCGTGTAATCGGCCGGCTGCAATGAACGCCGCACCGAGGCCAGGTCTCATTTTCGACTCTTCGCGGATTTGTGCGGGTGGTGCCGGGAAGTGCAGCCTCGGCCCTGGTCCGGCGGTGGTGAAAGGCCGCGCCGGTCAACACGCGGCCTCCCATGCAGGCGGGCCCGCTCTGCCTGGAGAGATCTACGACAAAGGTTCAAAAGGATAAAAAAAGGATGTAAGAGATGGGGTCGGTGCATATCCAACCGCAACGACGCGTCGTTAAGCGTGGAGCAGGACACAACGGGCACAGCCCGAATAACAATCAAAGACGTTGTTTTGTCCTGTCGTGTCCGCGCCGTGTCCGCGTCTTCATGAGCGTATCACTCTCCTCGGCCG comes from Gemmatimonadaceae bacterium and encodes:
- a CDS encoding c-type cytochrome, with protein sequence MRTVQRFAATRSRRTLGVVALLAAAAIVSACNKTADAAEPSQTIVGADPQRGAQDIVAAGCGTCHMIPGIKDAQGLVGPPLIHWSRRTYIAGEAPNTPTMLIRWIETPQAIEPSTAMPNLGITEQKARDIAAYLYTLR
- a CDS encoding c-type cytochrome, with protein sequence MRRPAWCIAAAAAAALWLVSPLDAQAGHNAPHESNQPPASKMPKVKTHDDLQPDTLPTLPAGMTTQMLVEGDSIFHNQGHCFACHGQEAEGMPAMGDALTAGLNWAQPNWQSIDSLIKTGMPQDLTRSPIAMPPRGGRSDLTDAQVHLVAAYVWAISQARGEPWPGGHQSHNPLVPNAMPATAAKTKPAHGAAHAAHRGAHSEE
- a CDS encoding SDR family oxidoreductase, translating into MKKTKRAAPKMQAHGGKRPKPPFPKQSQPRPGIEAKMKPRPAFMAPAYHGAGRLDGKVALITGGDSGIGRSVAVLYAREGADVAIVYTQPEQQDAEETKSAIEHEGRQCLLIPGDVRDSSFCERAVERTVRELGRLDVLVNNAAYQEHQKSIGDITDEQLERTFRTNIFGYFYMARAAIPHLEPGSAIINTGSITGLEGSGQLLDYSATKGAIHAFTKSLARMLVDKKIRVNCVAPGPIWTPLNVADKGGSEVAQHGEDTPMSRPGQPEEVSPSYVFFASNADSSYITGEVLTLLGGSTTAG